From Spirochaetales bacterium, a single genomic window includes:
- the rimO gene encoding 30S ribosomal protein S12 methylthiotransferase RimO translates to MESLGCAKNQVDSEVMIAALTGGGWEYVRDPDRAGVIIVNTCGFIREAKEESIETAIALRINYPDAIIVMAGCLTQRYRESLQKELPEIDAFCGNRNPEAISGLLAGIVRADVRAPGESAVPARPGRTIFLSYPGSAYVKIADGCDNCCSYCSIPIIRGGLESRNVGEVTDEVKQLIRRGIIEVNVIAQDVGSFGGDRGHRELPALLRSLASIRDEFRLRLLYIHPDNFPMDILDIIRDDPRFLPYFDIPFQHASGRILTAMGRRGTGGGYLRLLDRIRKALPDAVVRSTFLLGFPGENEEDFASLLEFQARAEINWLGCFTYSREEGTKAAGMRPRVKKSVALKRKKEIESRQIPITERWLDRSIGRRVEVLIEEPVAGEDLAIGRSYMQAPEVDGLVVVRGGNRIPGRMERVRLIRRNGVDLEGIPDETG, encoded by the coding sequence ATCGAAAGCCTCGGTTGCGCGAAAAACCAGGTCGATTCGGAAGTAATGATCGCCGCACTAACCGGAGGCGGCTGGGAATATGTGCGGGATCCGGACCGGGCCGGCGTGATTATCGTCAACACCTGCGGCTTTATCAGGGAAGCCAAGGAAGAATCGATCGAGACCGCGATCGCGTTAAGGATCAACTATCCCGATGCGATTATCGTCATGGCCGGTTGTCTCACGCAGCGCTACAGGGAAAGCCTTCAAAAAGAACTCCCTGAAATTGACGCCTTCTGCGGTAACCGCAATCCTGAAGCCATCTCAGGGCTTTTAGCCGGTATTGTCAGGGCCGATGTACGCGCTCCCGGGGAATCGGCGGTTCCGGCCCGCCCCGGCAGAACGATATTTCTTTCATATCCCGGCTCCGCGTATGTCAAAATCGCCGACGGGTGCGACAATTGCTGCTCCTATTGTTCGATACCGATCATCAGGGGCGGTCTTGAAAGCAGGAACGTCGGGGAGGTCACGGATGAAGTGAAACAGCTTATCCGGCGGGGCATTATCGAAGTGAATGTTATCGCCCAGGACGTCGGGTCGTTCGGAGGTGACCGGGGGCATCGGGAGCTTCCGGCGCTGCTTCGTTCACTCGCGTCTATCAGGGATGAGTTCCGGCTGCGGCTGCTTTACATTCATCCCGACAATTTTCCTATGGACATCCTCGATATTATCCGGGACGATCCAAGGTTCCTTCCCTATTTCGATATTCCTTTTCAGCACGCGTCGGGCAGGATACTCACCGCCATGGGGCGGCGGGGAACCGGCGGGGGATATCTCCGGCTTCTCGACAGGATACGGAAGGCGCTTCCCGACGCGGTCGTCCGCTCCACGTTTCTTCTAGGCTTTCCGGGGGAAAACGAAGAAGACTTCGCTTCACTTCTCGAATTTCAGGCGCGCGCGGAAATCAACTGGCTCGGCTGTTTTACCTATTCGCGTGAAGAGGGGACGAAAGCGGCCGGCATGCGGCCCCGGGTAAAGAAATCCGTCGCCTTGAAGAGAAAAAAGGAGATTGAATCGAGACAGATACCGATAACGGAACGGTGGCTCGATCGAAGTATCGGGAGGCGCGTCGAGGTCCTCATCGAAGAACCCGTTGCCGGTGAAGATCTCGCGATCGGCCGTTCGTATATGCAGGCACCGGAAGTGGACGGACTTGTCGTGGTCCGCGGTGGAAACCGGATTCCCGGGCGTATGGAACGGGTTCGACTGATACGGAGAAACGGCGTGGACCTCGAAGGAATCCCGGATGAAACGGGATAG